The DNA window GTGGACGCAAGAAACCCCGAAGGCTGGGCCTATATGCAGGACTTGCCAAACGTGGACGTGGTCTTTACCCAGGACAGAAGCAAGTGGACGCGTTGTATGGTAGTTCAGATGGCACCGCCAACGGTGAGCATTGTGAACCCGGTGGTGAACAGGGTACAGAAAAGCGAGTTGCTGAGCGTCAACAAAGACGGGCAACCGGATGGCGCAGTGGCGGCCTTCCCAGATGGCAGCACCGATCCGGCGACAGGCTATAGCTGGTTCCCGGGTTATGCGATCGATGTGGACAAGGGCATACGATTGAACATGGCCTTTACCGAAAACAAACTGGTCGACTCGGTGCTGGGTAACGATGGCTTGTACAACCCGACCAGCAACGATACCAATAATCACTACATCATTGTGACCAATATGGAATACGACTTTGAAGTGGCAGGACAACCGAGTGCTTACCAGCGCTTGATGGACAGCACCTTCCAGGATCAAACCACCAGTCGAACCAGTCAGTACAGGGTGACCTACGAGGAGACCTTTAGCTGGATAGGGATGATGAAGATCAATCCGAGTTTTGCCTCGCTGCCGGTGGAAGACCGCGGCGATGTCAGGATCCGCCTGCGAGTGGACAGGGATTACGAGGCCACCGAAAATGGCGTGCCACCGACGTATACCTTTAGCACGATAGGCTCACAGGCGATCCTTGCAAGCAAGGAGAAAGCCCAAAGTGATCTGGATATCATAAGATTGGTACCGAATCCATACTACGCTTATTCGGAATACGAACAAAGCCAGGTGGATAAAAATGTCAAGATCACCAATTTACCGGCACAGTGTACCATCTCGATCTTCTCGATGAACGGATCACTGGTGCGACAGTTCAACAGAAATGTGGCAGAAGATGTGGCCGGATTGGGTCTGAGCAGTCAGAACTGGGAGTTGACCAATGAAGAAGGCATCCCGATAGCCAGTGGCGTGTACATCGTCCATATCGATGCCGGAGAACTCGGGGAGAAAGTGGTGAAATTCTTCCATATCAACAGACCAATTGACCTTGATACTTTCTAAAAAATTGAAATAGAGAACTATGAGAAAATTCTATATATATAAGTTGATCTTTTGTTCACTTTTTATCTCTACTGCACTATTTGCAGGAAACGATAATAAAAGAGGACAAGCCGGTGCTACTGAATTATTAATAAATCCCTGGTCGAGAAGTTCGGGATTTGCAGGAGCCAATACTGCCATGGTAACAGGTGTAGAAGCTATGCGATTAAATGTAGCCGGCCTTTCACAAATAAATAAAACAGAAGTTATTTTCAGTAATTCCAATTGGCTCGGTGGAGCTGGTGTATCGATTAATTCTGTTGGATTTGGACAGAAATTAGGAGATAACGGCGGAGTAATGGGCGTATCCCTGATGTCCATGAATTTTGGAGAATTTATTGAAACTACTGTAGAGTTGCCGGAAGGAACTGGTAGTACTTTTAGTCCTAACTTTTTCAATATAGGATTAAGTTATTCTAAGGTATTTTCAAATAATATCTCGGGTGGTATTACGGTAAGAATTATTTCTGAATCCATACCGCAAGCCAGTGCTCAAGGCGTTTGTTTTGACGGTGGCGTGCAATATAGAACCGGTGAAAGGAATCAGTTTAAATTCGGTGTATCCATGAGAAACCTTGGGCCAACGATGAGATATTCGGGTGATGGTTTAAGTTTTAGAGGATCTCCTCCGCAAGGCGGTGGTGATTATCAACTTCGTCTTGATCAGAGATCGGATAAGTTTGAAATTCCATCTTTAATGAACATTGGAATATCCTATGATTTCCAGCCGGGTCTTGAACACAGAATAACTCCTGTAGCTAATTTTGTATCCAGTACTTTTACAAATGACCATATTCAGATTGGTGTAGAGTACGGATTTAAAAACTATTTAATGCTAAGAGCCGGATTTGATTACAGAGATGGTATTTTTGATAGCGAGCTTCATACGGATGCATTTAATGGACCTGCATTTGGAGCTACCTTACAATTGCCATTTGGAATTGAAAAGGACAAATCTTTTGGTGTTGATTTTTCATACAGAACTACAGATTATTTCAGCGGAACAACTTCTGTTGGAGTAATATTATCGTTGTAAGAAATAATTTTTATAATTTTGCATTGGGAACGGCCAGTAATGGCCGTTCTTTTATTTTATACATTTTACAACCGGTATGGCAAATTATTATACTAAAGAAGGCTTACAAAAACTAAAAGATGAATTGCATCATTTAAAAACAAAG is part of the Hyphobacterium sp. CCMP332 genome and encodes:
- a CDS encoding PorV/PorQ family protein, with translation MRKFYIYKLIFCSLFISTALFAGNDNKRGQAGATELLINPWSRSSGFAGANTAMVTGVEAMRLNVAGLSQINKTEVIFSNSNWLGGAGVSINSVGFGQKLGDNGGVMGVSLMSMNFGEFIETTVELPEGTGSTFSPNFFNIGLSYSKVFSNNISGGITVRIISESIPQASAQGVCFDGGVQYRTGERNQFKFGVSMRNLGPTMRYSGDGLSFRGSPPQGGGDYQLRLDQRSDKFEIPSLMNIGISYDFQPGLEHRITPVANFVSSTFTNDHIQIGVEYGFKNYLMLRAGFDYRDGIFDSELHTDAFNGPAFGATLQLPFGIEKDKSFGVDFSYRTTDYFSGTTSVGVILSL